A region from the Citrobacter koseri ATCC BAA-895 genome encodes:
- the cbiD gene encoding cobalt-precorrin-5B (C(1))-methyltransferase CbiD: MSDQSFDAPVWHNGKALRKGYTTGSCATAAAKVAALMVLRQHLIHQVSIVTPSGVTLCLNVESPHIEGRQAIAAIRKDGGDDVDATHGMLIFARVTLNDSGEITLQGGEGVGTVTRKGIGLPVGSAAINRTPRHTIESVVREAIGPARGADIEIFAPEGEERAQKTYNARLGILGGISIIGTTGIVTPMSEESWKRSLSLELEIKRAAGLERVVLVPGNHGERFVREQMGIDTQVVVTMSNFVGYMIEEAVRLGYRHIVLIGHPGKLIKIAAGIFHTHSHIADARMETLVAHLALLGAPLELLTRVSDCDTTEAAMEHIEAYGFQHIYNHLAQRICMRVMQMLRFTKTPPTCDAIMFSFDNQILGSNRPIEEIVEEMQC; encoded by the coding sequence ATGAGCGATCAATCCTTCGACGCGCCTGTCTGGCACAACGGCAAAGCGTTGCGAAAAGGGTATACCACCGGATCGTGCGCGACCGCTGCGGCAAAGGTCGCCGCGTTGATGGTGTTACGCCAGCATCTGATTCATCAAGTCTCCATCGTTACGCCGTCCGGGGTGACATTGTGCCTGAACGTCGAGTCGCCGCACATCGAAGGGCGGCAGGCGATTGCCGCGATCCGTAAAGACGGCGGCGATGATGTCGATGCCACGCACGGAATGCTGATTTTTGCCCGCGTAACGCTGAACGATAGCGGCGAGATTACGTTGCAGGGCGGAGAAGGCGTGGGAACCGTGACGCGTAAGGGAATTGGACTGCCGGTGGGCAGCGCGGCGATTAATCGTACTCCGCGCCATACCATTGAGTCTGTAGTACGCGAAGCGATAGGCCCGGCGCGGGGAGCGGACATTGAAATTTTTGCCCCGGAGGGGGAAGAACGGGCGCAGAAAACCTATAACGCGCGCCTCGGTATTCTGGGCGGTATTTCGATCATTGGAACCACCGGCATTGTCACTCCGATGTCGGAGGAGAGCTGGAAACGCTCGCTGTCGCTGGAGCTGGAAATCAAACGCGCCGCCGGTCTGGAACGCGTTGTGCTGGTGCCGGGAAACCACGGCGAGCGTTTTGTGCGTGAACAGATGGGTATCGACACGCAGGTTGTCGTCACCATGAGCAATTTTGTCGGCTACATGATTGAAGAAGCGGTACGTCTGGGATACCGCCATATCGTGTTGATCGGCCATCCCGGTAAGTTGATTAAAATAGCCGCGGGGATTTTCCACACTCACAGCCACATCGCAGATGCCCGCATGGAAACCCTGGTGGCGCATCTGGCGCTGCTTGGCGCGCCGCTTGAGTTACTGACTCGGGTCAGCGACTGCGATACCACCGAAGCGGCAATGGAGCACATTGAAGCATACGGTTTTCAACATATTTACAACCATCTTGCGCAACGCATCTGTATGCGCGTGATGCAGATGCTGCGCTTCACGAAAACGCCACCTACCTGCGACGCCATCATGTTCTCTTTTGATAACCAGATCCTCGGTAGCAATCGCCCGATCGAAGAGATTGTGGAGGAGATGCAATGCTAA
- a CDS encoding precorrin-3B C(17)-methyltransferase produces MLSVIGIGPGSQAMMTMEAVEALQAAEIVVGYKTYTHLVKAFTGDKQVIKTGMCKEIERCQAAIELAQAGHNVALISSGDAGIYGMAGLVLELVSKQKLDVEVRLIPGMTASIAAASLLGAPLMHDFCHISLSDLLTPWPVIEKRIIAAGEADFVICFYNPRSRGREGHLARAFELLSASKNAQTPVGVVKSAGRKKQEKWLTTLGDMDFEPVDMTSLVIVGNKATYVQDGLMITPRGYVL; encoded by the coding sequence ATGTTAAGCGTAATTGGAATTGGCCCTGGCTCGCAGGCAATGATGACGATGGAAGCCGTAGAAGCCTTACAGGCGGCGGAAATTGTCGTTGGCTATAAAACGTACACCCATCTGGTAAAAGCCTTTACCGGCGACAAGCAGGTGATCAAAACCGGAATGTGCAAAGAGATCGAACGCTGTCAGGCGGCGATTGAACTGGCGCAGGCCGGACACAATGTGGCGCTGATCAGCAGCGGCGATGCGGGGATTTATGGCATGGCGGGGCTGGTGCTGGAACTGGTCAGCAAACAGAAGCTGGACGTTGAAGTGCGGTTGATCCCCGGCATGACCGCCAGTATCGCGGCGGCCTCCCTGCTGGGCGCGCCGTTGATGCACGATTTCTGTCATATCAGCCTGAGCGATCTCCTGACACCGTGGCCGGTCATCGAAAAACGGATTATCGCCGCCGGAGAAGCAGACTTCGTGATCTGTTTCTATAACCCGCGCAGCCGTGGCCGTGAAGGTCATCTGGCGCGTGCTTTTGAACTGCTGTCCGCCAGCAAAAACGCGCAAACGCCGGTTGGCGTGGTGAAGTCGGCCGGGCGTAAAAAGCAGGAAAAATGGCTGACCACGCTCGGCGATATGGATTTTGAGCCTGTCGATATGACCAGCCTGGTGATTGTCGGCAACAAAGCCACTTACGTACAGGATGGTCTGATGATCACGCCGCGAGGTTACGTACTGTGA
- the cbiG gene encoding cobalt-precorrin 5A hydrolase, whose protein sequence is MNTVKPESIALFCLTPGGVQLAKRLAAMLPLTCFTSEKLLEDGFMPFEGGFAQSARDAFANYSALIFIGATGIAVRVLAPLVNDKFSDPAVVVIDERGQHVISLLSGHAGGANALTRYLAGMLGADPVITTATDVNDMAALDTLAFQLNARMTDFRSAVKIVNQMLVSHQRVGLWWDEELADDVSRCDRRGFVTVTDLHQLPELDALVCITLRNELPEIPVRHWKLVPQRVVAGIGCRRDTPFPLLAALLARQLEAQKFDPLALKAIGSVSLKKDEQGLIQLASCCRVPFETFTADALREHEHRFPASRFVRQTVGVGSVSGPAAWLLSHGKLSGETLREQGVTITLGVSH, encoded by the coding sequence ATGAATACCGTAAAGCCTGAATCTATAGCCCTGTTTTGTCTGACGCCCGGCGGCGTACAGCTTGCGAAGCGGCTGGCGGCGATGCTGCCGTTAACCTGCTTTACCAGTGAGAAACTGCTGGAAGATGGGTTTATGCCCTTCGAAGGTGGATTTGCACAATCGGCCCGCGATGCGTTTGCTAACTATTCGGCGCTGATTTTTATCGGTGCGACCGGCATCGCGGTACGCGTGCTGGCGCCGCTGGTAAACGACAAATTCAGCGACCCGGCGGTGGTGGTGATCGATGAGCGAGGCCAGCATGTGATCAGCCTGCTTTCTGGTCATGCGGGGGGCGCCAATGCGCTGACCCGCTATCTGGCGGGCATGCTCGGCGCCGATCCGGTTATCACGACGGCGACTGACGTTAACGATATGGCGGCGCTTGATACGCTGGCATTTCAGCTCAATGCCCGGATGACCGACTTCCGCTCGGCGGTAAAAATCGTCAACCAGATGCTGGTCAGCCACCAGCGCGTCGGGCTGTGGTGGGATGAGGAGCTGGCAGACGATGTCAGTCGCTGCGATCGACGCGGGTTCGTCACCGTGACCGACCTGCATCAACTTCCCGAGCTTGATGCGCTGGTTTGCATCACTTTGCGCAATGAATTGCCAGAAATACCCGTCCGGCACTGGAAACTGGTGCCGCAGCGGGTGGTCGCCGGAATCGGCTGTCGCCGCGATACGCCGTTCCCGCTGCTGGCAGCGCTGCTGGCGCGACAACTGGAGGCGCAGAAATTTGATCCGCTGGCGTTGAAAGCGATTGGCAGCGTCTCGCTCAAAAAAGATGAGCAGGGATTAATCCAGCTTGCCTCCTGCTGTCGCGTTCCCTTTGAAACCTTTACCGCTGACGCGTTGCGTGAGCATGAACATCGCTTCCCGGCCTCCAGATTTGTGCGGCAAACCGTCGGTGTGGGCAGCGTATCCGGCCCGGCGGCCTGGCTGTTAAGTCACGGAAAACTGTCTGGCGAAACCCTGCGTGAACAGGGCGTCACTATTACTTTGGGAGTTTCACACTGA
- a CDS encoding cobalt-precorrin-6A reductase produces MSYGDVLVMGGTSDARMLCQQLDAAKVAYTLSVATPTGKQLAGDIKGQIRCGRLEPEEMVAWLKAHRTRWVIDASHPYAEVVSRNIMHACERAGVLLSRYQRPEQLSELTHPLLHHVHTIAEACDVAQRFGERVLLTTGSKDLATWRAGLPHKKLLARVLPVPEVIQQCADLGFGVGEIFALCGPFSAEFNAAFYRQCQADVVVTKASGAEGGYQEKVQPCLDAGIPCIVITRPATLVTGDELLESQAAFAQRLARWLAAA; encoded by the coding sequence GTGAGTTACGGCGACGTGCTGGTTATGGGCGGCACCAGCGATGCCCGGATGCTGTGTCAGCAACTGGATGCAGCAAAGGTGGCATACACCCTGTCGGTTGCCACGCCGACAGGAAAGCAGCTGGCTGGCGACATTAAAGGTCAGATCCGCTGCGGGCGCCTGGAGCCAGAGGAGATGGTGGCCTGGCTGAAAGCGCACCGCACGCGTTGGGTCATTGATGCGTCGCACCCGTATGCCGAGGTCGTCAGCCGCAACATTATGCACGCCTGTGAACGCGCGGGGGTGTTGCTGAGCCGCTATCAGCGCCCGGAACAGCTCAGCGAGCTTACGCACCCGCTGTTGCACCATGTCCACACGATTGCTGAGGCCTGCGATGTGGCGCAGCGCTTTGGCGAACGCGTTCTGTTAACGACCGGTAGTAAAGATCTGGCGACCTGGCGAGCCGGGTTGCCGCACAAAAAACTGCTGGCCCGCGTCTTACCTGTTCCTGAGGTCATTCAGCAATGTGCCGACCTGGGATTTGGCGTTGGTGAAATTTTCGCCCTGTGCGGGCCGTTCAGCGCTGAATTTAACGCGGCGTTTTATCGTCAGTGCCAGGCCGATGTCGTGGTGACAAAAGCATCGGGGGCGGAGGGCGGTTATCAGGAAAAAGTTCAACCCTGTCTGGATGCCGGTATCCCCTGCATCGTGATTACCCGCCCGGCAACGCTTGTAACGGGTGATGAGTTACTGGAAAGTCAGGCCGCATTTGCGCAGCGTTTGGCGCGCTGGCTGGCCGCTGCTTAA
- a CDS encoding cobalt-factor II C(20)-methyltransferase has product MSGKLYALSTGPGAADLITVRAARILGSLDILYAPAGRKGGDSLALSIVREYLGEQTEVRCCHFPMSADSAEKEAVWNEVAAALVQEVEAGKQVGFITLGDAMLFSTWVFLLQRIGNPAWLEIVPGVTSFAAIAARAKTPLAMEQQSLAVISCTAAEETIQQALRQHDSLVLMKVYGRFARIKALLQQEGLLECALMMAEATLPGEQCWRHLNEVSDEQPLPYFSTILVNKQWEYAE; this is encoded by the coding sequence ATGAGTGGAAAGCTGTATGCGTTAAGTACCGGGCCGGGCGCAGCCGATCTGATCACCGTGCGCGCGGCGCGAATACTTGGCTCGCTCGATATCCTTTACGCTCCGGCAGGGCGCAAAGGCGGCGACAGTCTGGCGCTCTCTATTGTGCGTGAGTATCTGGGTGAGCAGACGGAAGTCCGCTGCTGCCACTTTCCAATGAGCGCTGACAGCGCGGAAAAAGAAGCCGTCTGGAATGAGGTAGCCGCAGCGCTGGTTCAGGAAGTGGAGGCGGGTAAACAGGTGGGGTTCATCACCCTTGGCGATGCCATGCTGTTCAGCACCTGGGTCTTTTTACTCCAGCGGATCGGCAACCCGGCGTGGCTGGAAATCGTTCCTGGCGTCACCTCGTTTGCCGCCATTGCCGCCCGCGCAAAAACGCCGCTGGCGATGGAACAACAATCGCTGGCGGTGATCTCCTGCACCGCGGCGGAAGAAACAATTCAGCAGGCGTTAAGACAGCATGACAGTCTGGTGCTGATGAAGGTCTACGGTCGCTTCGCGCGTATTAAAGCATTGCTGCAACAGGAAGGTTTGCTGGAGTGCGCCCTGATGATGGCGGAAGCCACGCTGCCCGGTGAGCAGTGCTGGCGTCACCTGAATGAGGTCAGCGACGAGCAGCCGCTGCCCTATTTTTCGACCATTCTGGTCAACAAACAGTGGGAGTATGCAGAATGA
- the cbiK gene encoding sirohydrochlorin cobaltochelatase, translating into MKKALLVVSFGTSYHDTCEKNIVACERDLAASCPDRDLFRAFTSGMIIRKLKQRDGIEIDTPLQALQKLAEQGYQDVAIQSLHIINGDEYEKIVREVQTLRPLFTRLTLGVPLLSSHADYAQLMQALQQQMPTLGATEKVVFMGHGASHHAFAAYACLDHMMTAQRFPARVGAVESYPEVDILIGSLRQEGVTAVHLMPLMLVAGDHAINDMASDEEDSWKTQFNAAGIPATPWLSGLGENPAVRAMFVAHLQQALNTAMEEAA; encoded by the coding sequence ATGAAAAAAGCGCTTCTGGTGGTGAGTTTTGGCACCAGCTATCACGACACCTGTGAGAAGAACATTGTGGCCTGCGAACGCGATCTGGCAGCCAGCTGCCCGGATCGCGATCTGTTTCGCGCGTTCACCTCCGGGATGATTATCCGCAAGCTCAAACAGCGTGACGGCATTGAAATCGATACGCCGCTTCAGGCATTGCAGAAGCTTGCTGAACAGGGGTATCAGGATGTGGCGATTCAGTCCCTGCACATTATTAACGGCGACGAATACGAAAAAATTGTGCGTGAAGTTCAGACTCTGCGCCCGTTATTTACCCGTCTTACGCTCGGCGTGCCGCTGTTGAGCAGCCATGCCGATTACGCGCAGCTGATGCAGGCTTTACAGCAGCAGATGCCGACGCTTGGCGCGACGGAGAAAGTGGTGTTTATGGGGCACGGCGCCAGCCACCACGCGTTTGCGGCCTATGCGTGTCTGGACCATATGATGACGGCGCAGCGTTTTCCGGCGCGTGTGGGAGCGGTTGAGAGTTACCCGGAGGTGGATATTCTCATCGGGAGCTTACGTCAGGAAGGCGTAACGGCGGTGCATCTGATGCCGCTGATGCTTGTCGCCGGCGATCATGCCATCAACGATATGGCTTCCGATGAAGAGGACTCCTGGAAAACGCAGTTCAACGCCGCAGGCATCCCGGCGACGCCGTGGCTGAGCGGTCTGGGGGAGAATCCGGCGGTACGCGCCATGTTCGTGGCGCATTTGCAACAGGCGCTGAATACGGCCATGGAGGAAGCGGCATGA
- a CDS encoding cobalt-precorrin-4 methyltransferase gives MSETFDPRCVWFVGAGPGDRELITLKGYRLLQQAQVVIYAGSLINTELLDYCPPGAECHDSAELHLEQILDLMEAGVKAGKTVVRLQTGDVSLYGSVREQGEELTRRGIDWQVVPGVSAFLGAAAELGVEYTVPEVSQSLIITRLEGRTPVPEREQLESFASHQTSMAIYLSVQRIHRVAERLIEGGYPTTTPVAVIYKATWPESQTVRGTLADIGDKVREAGIRKTALILVGNFLGDEYHYSKLYAADFSHEYRKA, from the coding sequence ATGTCTGAGACATTTGATCCCCGCTGTGTATGGTTTGTCGGCGCAGGTCCGGGCGATCGTGAACTGATCACGCTTAAAGGTTATCGCCTGTTGCAACAGGCGCAGGTCGTTATTTATGCCGGATCGCTGATTAATACTGAACTGCTGGACTATTGCCCGCCAGGCGCTGAGTGCCACGACAGCGCCGAACTGCATCTGGAGCAAATTCTGGATCTGATGGAAGCGGGCGTGAAGGCCGGAAAAACGGTCGTACGCCTGCAAACGGGCGATGTGTCGCTGTACGGCTCCGTGCGTGAGCAGGGCGAAGAACTTACCCGACGCGGCATCGACTGGCAGGTGGTGCCGGGCGTCAGCGCGTTTCTCGGCGCTGCTGCGGAGCTGGGGGTGGAGTATACCGTCCCGGAAGTTTCGCAAAGCCTCATCATTACCCGCCTGGAAGGGCGTACTCCGGTGCCGGAACGTGAACAACTGGAGTCCTTCGCCAGCCACCAGACGTCAATGGCGATTTATCTCTCCGTGCAGCGTATTCACCGGGTTGCCGAGCGGCTGATTGAAGGCGGCTATCCGACCACCACGCCGGTGGCGGTTATCTACAAAGCGACCTGGCCGGAAAGCCAGACCGTGCGCGGCACGCTGGCGGATATCGGCGACAAAGTACGTGAGGCGGGTATCCGTAAAACGGCGCTCATTCTGGTCGGGAATTTCCTGGGGGATGAGTATCACTACTCAAAACTCTATGCGGCGGACTTTAGCCATGAATACCGTAAAGCCTGA
- a CDS encoding decarboxylating cobalt-precorrin-6B (C(15))-methyltransferase — translation MKDELFLRGENVPMTKEAVRALALSKLDLHRASHLIDVGAGTGSVSIEAALQHPSLHVTAIERNPAALRLLDENRQHFACGNIDILPGEAPMTMTEKADAVFMGGSGGHLTTLIDWAMRQLHPGGRLVMTFILQENLNTALEYLTQIGIHEVDCLQVQVSSLTPLGSGHYFKPNNPVFVIACQKEENHV, via the coding sequence ATGAAAGATGAGCTTTTTCTACGTGGCGAGAACGTGCCGATGACCAAAGAAGCGGTTCGCGCGCTCGCGCTGTCAAAACTTGATTTGCACCGTGCCAGCCATCTGATTGACGTAGGCGCCGGGACCGGGAGTGTGTCGATAGAGGCGGCGTTACAGCACCCTTCGCTGCACGTTACGGCGATTGAACGTAACCCGGCAGCCCTGCGGTTGCTGGATGAAAACCGCCAGCATTTTGCCTGCGGCAATATCGACATTCTGCCGGGTGAAGCGCCGATGACGATGACTGAAAAAGCGGATGCGGTGTTTATGGGCGGGAGCGGCGGCCATCTGACGACGCTGATTGACTGGGCTATGCGGCAATTGCATCCCGGCGGCCGTCTGGTGATGACCTTTATCCTTCAGGAAAACCTGAATACTGCGCTGGAATATCTGACACAGATTGGCATCCATGAGGTGGATTGCCTGCAAGTGCAGGTGTCGTCACTCACTCCCCTCGGCAGTGGCCACTATTTCAAACCGAATAATCCTGTTTTTGTTATCGCCTGTCAGAAGGAAGAGAACCATGTCTGA
- a CDS encoding cobalt-precorrin-7 (C(5))-methyltransferase, producing MLTVVGMGPAGLHLMTPAAREAVADADVLVGGKRHLLQFPAFTGEQFVLGANIAELLNWIAGQQDKRIVVLASGDPLFYGIGTRMVAHFGIERVRIIPGISAVQYLCAQSGIDMNDMWLTSSHGRSVCFDALARHRKVAMVTDARCGPREIATQLMARDKGHRWMVIGENLAMENERIHWLRVSEVNADYDMNAVVILDER from the coding sequence ATGCTAACGGTGGTGGGCATGGGGCCGGCAGGGCTGCATTTGATGACGCCAGCGGCACGCGAGGCCGTGGCGGATGCCGATGTGCTGGTGGGGGGAAAGCGCCATTTATTGCAGTTTCCTGCGTTCACCGGCGAACAGTTTGTTCTGGGCGCCAATATTGCGGAATTGCTCAACTGGATTGCCGGGCAGCAGGACAAACGCATCGTGGTGCTGGCGTCCGGCGATCCGCTGTTTTACGGCATCGGGACGCGCATGGTGGCCCATTTTGGCATTGAGCGGGTGCGCATTATTCCCGGTATCAGCGCAGTGCAATATCTGTGCGCGCAATCGGGTATCGATATGAACGATATGTGGCTGACCAGCAGCCACGGTCGCAGCGTCTGTTTTGATGCGCTGGCGCGTCATCGCAAGGTCGCGATGGTGACGGATGCTCGCTGCGGGCCGCGAGAAATTGCGACGCAGTTAATGGCGCGCGACAAGGGTCATCGCTGGATGGTGATAGGCGAAAACCTGGCAATGGAAAACGAGCGGATTCACTGGCTGCGCGTCAGTGAAGTCAATGCCGACTATGACATGAACGCAGTGGTGATCCTTGATGAAAGATGA